AAGAGCGTTGCGAGAATGTAATCGTCGAGCAGCTTCAGGTTCTTTTTTGACCCGAGCAGGCCTTCGAGCCGGCGCGACGTTTCAAGAATTTCGGCCAGGTCTTGCGGCGAAAACTGCTGCGCCGAAAGTATAGACTGGCCTTTCCAACTCACGGGTTATGGCTCATGAAAATGCATCGCGACGTCAAGCCATAGCACTTTTCAGTTGCGCTTTTCGCCGCGTCTGCAACCCCAGATGCGGATTTATGAAACGCCTGACGGCCACAACGTTGCTCCTTATTTTTGCCCTCGCCTGCCGCAAAAGCCCGCATCCTTCGGGCGGCGAACTTGAAAAGCTGATCGGGTCGCCGGTTGAGAAAATACTCCTGCAGAAAAAATACCAGCTCGATGCATCGGCTTCGCTCGAAGACATTACCCTCTATGAAACTGCGCAGAAAACGCACCTCGCGGTTCTGACCCCGGCCGATAAAGGTTACACGCTGCTGCGCCACCACGAATTCGGTTCGGCCCTGATTGAACCTAAGGTCTTCTTTATAGCAACCGGCAACAAGAAGTCGCACATTCTGCTCACGTATGGCAGCGGTAAAAAAACCATTGCGCTCTTTGATGCGACGGCGTTCATACAAACTTTTGAAGGAGATGCCTTCGATACGGCGAGCGTCAAGATGACAAAGGTCGAAGAAAAACCCAATGACGAAATTCTAAACCTCGGGCAAAACGCATACCGCTTCAACGGCATGCAGTGGCTACCGTGGCAGGCAGACGAAATCTGGCCTTTTCTCGAAGTTTTTGAAGTGGCCGGCGAACAGAGCGTGATTGAAATCTCGAACCGCGGGCAATTCGGCACGCGCGCGCTGGTCACGCTGGCTTTTCCCGAAGTGAAGGCGAGCGACCTCGCGAGCCGGCTGAGGCTCACCAAAGAAATACCGACCGTCAGCCTCTACAAACCCGGCGCGTCAGTGCACAAGAACGGCGGCGGCAATGTCGCTCTGCCCCACCCGCTGGTTGAGATTCGCAAAGACTCATGGAGCAAGAACGCGCGCATTAAGTTGCCGCTCTTCATGTCAGGCATTCGTGAAATTACAATGCGCGCCGTCTATTCTCAGCGCGGGCAGAACCTGAACTGGCCAGCCGCAGCCGGCCCCGGCATCGTCAAAGACGGGCAGGGTTATTTCGCGGCTCAGCGAAAGTAGCGCGCCAACGCGTGACCAGGCGGGAACTCGCGAAGCATAACACAAAAGGCGCATTTTCTTGGCGATGCGAATTGCGATGCCGCCAAGGGCGGCAAATCAGCGCAAATTCAGGCGGCTTTGCGCCCCGCGCATAGCGAATCGCTTCGATTCGCGGAGGAATTTGCGTTGATTAGCAGTTCGCATGGGCAAGAAAATGCGCGTCAGCGAGTTCCCGCCTGATCACAACGCGGTGGGCCTTATTTTTGGCCAGTTTTGGCCGGGGCAAACCGAAAATTAACTATGAGGATTTCAGGTTTTCTGGTGTTGGCAGCGCTATGCGTATCATGCGGCCATTCGCCGGGGCGCTTCGCTTTCACCGTAGCCGACCATTCGAACCTGCCGGCATTGGAACAAAAATTTTTTCAGCCACAGCGTTTTGTCACGTACAAGACTAAACCCGTTTTTGAGCGCGACGACGTGCTCTGGTATGCTTACCGCCCGTCTTCACCCAAGACCGACCGCTACTATGGTATCTCGCTGCAAAAGAAAAGCCTCGGCTATCAAGAAGTTGATCTGCGTAACCGCATGATTGCCGAAGGCCAGGGTATGCTGATCGATCATTACAAGAGCCTCGATGAGGGCGAATACCGGCTCAAAATTGCGTTGAATAATCAGGTTATCGACCAGATCGACTTTATTATCGTCGGTGATAGTTCAGTTGAAACCATCGACTATGAAACGAGTGAGGTTGAAGAGAGCGATACGTCGGCGCCGGTTGCAGCGGTCGCAGCCCCTTCAACCGGCGTCGGCCTCTGACCTATTTTTTGGCGACGAGCCGCTTCAATACAATGTCCAGATTGGTGATCTTGTCGGCTTCTACCGTAATTTCCTGATCGTATTGTTTGATGACTGCGCGGGCAGAACCGCGCAGAAACACCGTGTATTTGCCAGGCTTTACTTCAGTGAACGCAAAAGACCCGTCTTTGCGGCTGGTTGAGGTAGGCTGTTTGAAGTTCGGCAAGGGTTTGATAAAGACGATGAAGCCTTCTGCCCCCTGATCGAACGTTTCGAGGTAGACTTTGCCCGCGATCGCCCCTTTACCGGCGAGCCCGCAGGTAATGGTTTCGGTAGTCGTCTGGTTGGGCTCGATACCCGTCTTCACTACCTGATCGCTGTAACCGCCGGCTTTGATCGTGACGTTGTGCACGCCGCTTGGCACTTTGCTGACAGTGATCTGTGCAGTTTTGCCCCAGGCTCCGTAGTCGACGTATTGCAGATTAAAATCGTACTCCTCATTGTCGATAAAGACCTGAATGCCGCCCGCTAGCTGGGCCTTGGTATAGGTCGTCTTGATGACGAGCGTGCCCGTTTTTTTATTCGTGGGGTTCTGTGGCTCTTCGGGGGTAATCGGCGGTGCAACCTCGGGCTCAGGTACCACCACCGGCACGGGCGGCAACACCGGCGCCGGCGGGGGCGGCGCCACTGCAGCGGCGACAAAGAAGAAGCCAGAAGCATCGCCGCTGATCTGCGGCACCTGTTTGTGGTTGGCCTTCTGCGCCATTTTGGTGGTTTCGTTTCGCGCCTTGAAGAAGGCCTCATAGGCGGTGATGCTCTTATCACCATTCAGGTCTGCGTCGAGTATTGCCTTGCTGAAATAATACGTGAAGATGCCATGTTCAATCGGTTTGCCGAGTTCGATTGCGGTCTCGTTGTCGTCAGACGACGAAATCACCACCTTGTTCTGAAAGTGTACGCCTTCGAGGTCTTGCAACACAGCATAATCTTGCCCATCGGGTATCGGCACATTGCCTGCGCCGCGCGTCGCAGCGCCTTTTTTCGCTATGCCACCTGAAAAGCAGCAGTCGAGAATAATGACGGCTTTCTTGGTCTTGAGTTTGCCGAACCACTCTGAGAGCTCGTCGTCAGAGACGTGGGGCCGCTGAAACATGATGATGAAGTTGCGCATGCCATTCTTGGCTGCGGGGTCGCGCATGAACTGGCCGTGGCCTGCAAAAAAGAAGAAGACCTGATCACCGTCTTTGACCTGTTTGCCCAGCCAGTCGACAATCGCCGAACGCAGATTCTCGCGCGTCACCTGGTTGGCAAGCAGCACGCGGATATTCTGCTGCTCGAAATTACCCGTCTGTGCGATAGACTTTTTCATAACTTCTGCGTCTTTCTCGCAGAGGCCCAGCGGGCTGATCTCAGAGCCTTTATAGTTGGTACCAACAATCAGCGCAAATTTACGCGCCGCAAAAAGATTGCCAGAGGCAAACACCGAACCCAAAACAAGGCCCGCCAAGATGAATTTTCGCATATTGCTTAGACGCACGACCCGGTCGTGGCGGATAGTTTTTTTCCAATTGGGCCATGCCGCGGGCCGCCAGATTCGCTTCGGAATCAGGTGAGCAAAATGGTAAGATTCGGAAAAGCGGGCGAAGCCCGTTCATGGAGCAATTTTCGCAGAAAATTGCGGAACTTTTTCGAATTTTGTCATTTTGCGGCCTGCGGCGTGGCCTGAGCTGATGAGAACTTTTCTTGAATTCTGCCCTTATGCGACCTGAGACGCGGCCCCGTCGCAGAAAATTGCGGAACTTTTCCGAATTTTGTCATTTTGCGGCCCGTGGCGTGCCCTGAGCTGATGAGAACTTTTCTTGAATTCTGCCCTTATGCGACCTGAGACGCGGCCCCGTCGCAGAAAATTGCGGAACTTTTCCGAATTTTGTCATTTTGCGGCCCGTGGCGTGCCCTGAGCTGATGAGAACTTTTCTTGAATTCTGCCCCTATGCGACCTGAGACGCGGCCCTACCCCTTCAACAACTGCTCCAACCTCTCCGCATTCTTGCGTATTTCTTCATTCTCAGGCTCATGCACGAGCGCCTTCTCGATCGCAAAGCGTGCGAGGGCATATTTACCGAGATTGAGACAGGCAATCGCGAGGTTATTGAACGCCAGAGCGTAATTCGACCTGAGGCTGATCGCCTCGCGCGCGTGGCGTTCGGCGATTTCGAAGCGTTTCTGCATGATTGCGATCGAACTCAGAAAATAAAAAACCTCGGCGTTCTGCCGGCTGAGGTCGGCGTACGCATGAAAGTAGCGCTCGGCGGTTTCGATGCGTCCGAGGTCGAAATTCACCGCCCCGGCTGTCTTGAGCGAAAGCAAATTCTTGCCATAGAGTTTGATGGCTTCGTCGAGCAATTTCACTCCATTCTGGCGGTCGCCCTGCTCGATCTGCTGGTACGCGCGCGCTGCCATCTGCAGAAAGCGTGAATATTCGCGGTTCACTTCTGCCATGAGAATCGAAATGTCGTCGTTAGGTTTATTGCCTTCGGCGAAACGAAACACTTCGGCGACGATGAAGGGTACGGCTTCGGCGGCCGGCAGCGGGCGCGCGCTCTGCAAGATGGCGTCGAAGCGTTCTATGCCCAACTCTTCGCCGCTGCTGTTGCGTATTTCAATGAGGCCGTCGGTATAGAGAAACAGCCTGTCGCCGGCAAAGAGTCGCTCTTCTTTTTCGCCGTAACTTTCATTCGCTTCGGGCATTGCCCCGACAAAGAGTCCATCGGTATCGAGTGATTCGATTTCACCCGACTCGGCGCGCAGAATTTTTGCCTGCTGGTGCGAGGCGTTGCCATAGTAGAAATGGTGGGTCTCATCGATGGTGAGGTAGAAGGCAGTCAGGTAATCTTGTGTCGTGACGATCTTCAGCAGCTGGTCGTTGACATCGCGAAACGTCTGCGCTGGCGAGTGCGAGCTTTGCGCCGAGCGAGCAAACGTCACCTTTGCCATGGTCGTGATGAGCGCAGCCGGCACGCCGTGGCCAGAGACGTCGGCGATGAGAACTCCCAGCCGGTTGCCGTGCGCAGGAAAAACATCGTAGTAGTCACCCGAAACTTTTTCCATCGGCTTGTAATAGCCATAGAATTTCAGACCGTTCCACTCGTCGATGCTCGCGGGTATAATACCTTTCTGAATCTCTGACGCGAAATCGAGTTCCATCTGAATCAGTTTGTCTTTTGCATGCAGAGCTTCGTTGGCATTCGTGAGCTCGGCGGTGCGCTCATCGACCTTGCGCTCGAGGTTGTGCTGGTAATCGCGAATCGTGGTCGTAGCAGTATTGAGGCCCGTGGCGACGTTGATGAATTCGGTGTCGAGCGCCTGCGGAAACAGCATCACGTCTTTGCCGTCACGAATGCTCACCGAAGCTGCCTCGATTTCGCGCAAAGACTGCAAGACGATTGAAAAGAGCATGTACGCCATAATCGCCGCGATCGCGATCGCAAAGATCGAAAAGCGAATCATCACGGGAAATTCAACGTTGTAGTAGACCATAAAGTTCGAGACAAACAAGGTCGCGACCATGATCATAATAAAAAAGAGAATCTTCGAGCGCACCGTCGAGAGCGATATCTCTTTGAACTCCACCTTTTTTTCGTACATGATCTGCTTCACGCGCGTGCGCATCTCGCCGGTGACGAGTTCGGTAATCACGGCCGCAAAGCCGGCATGTATGAAACCGGCGATAACAGCAATCACGCCGACCTGAATCAGGTTCACAAAGCTGTAGTTCTGCCAGCGGTTGAGGTAGACGACAACACCGGCGACGATCATGACGACCATCGCCACCGACATGTACGCATTTTCACGCGGCAGGTAGCACAGCATGCGGTGCAGCTCGCGGTACTGGTCGGCGTTGAGATCGCGGCGAATGTCGATTTTTAACCAGGTTTCGCCGCGCACGATTGCGCGGTTCAAAAGGCGCATGCCGCGGGTGAGACCTGAAAAACCGATCTTGTGCAAGATACCGAAATAGAGCCCGTGGATCACGGTGGTAAGACCCGCAATCGCACCGACGACCAGAATCAGCTTATCGATGGCTGGCAGCTTGATCGCGTAACTGTAGTAAAGAACGAACACAAATGTGATGATACCTGCATAGAGGGCGCTCGAGGCTGCAGAGGCGCCAAACGAGAGAATATTGGCAACAATGTAAAAAGTCGGTAAAAACAGCCGCCGCATTCTCTTTTGAAGATCGGAAAGTTAGACGTGGCGGCAGTATAAAAAACGGCAGACTGCGGGTACGCCGCTGATGCTTCGTCAATTGACGAAGTGTTTCCCGCACACCTTTTGCCCTCATGTCTGCCACCAGCGAAATTTTGCACTTTGATCGCTGGGAAAGGCGCCTGCTGCGCTTCGTGCGCCGCCATGAAGGCCTGGTGCGCATTCGCCAGCTCGACTTTTCGACCCCGACCCGGCACGGCCAGCGCTGGCCCATCTATATGCTCGAAATCGGTAAACCCGCAGCCTTCAGGCGCCACACCGTTTCGCTTGTTTCCGGGGTGCACGGGCTCGAAACGATCGCGATTCGCATTCACCTCGATATACTCAAGAATATGCTGAACCCGAAAAGTGCCTGGTATTCAGAACGCCTGCTGAAGGGCAAGTTTGGCATTAACTCGATTCCGATTCTGAATCCCGCGGGGGTTGCGGCAGAGACGCGGGCCAATGGCCGGGGCGTTGACC
The sequence above is a segment of the Turneriella parva DSM 21527 genome. Coding sequences within it:
- a CDS encoding LIC_12238 family plasminogen-binding lipoprotein, coding for MRISGFLVLAALCVSCGHSPGRFAFTVADHSNLPALEQKFFQPQRFVTYKTKPVFERDDVLWYAYRPSSPKTDRYYGISLQKKSLGYQEVDLRNRMIAEGQGMLIDHYKSLDEGEYRLKIALNNQVIDQIDFIIVGDSSVETIDYETSEVEESDTSAPVAAVAAPSTGVGL
- a CDS encoding caspase family protein → MRKFILAGLVLGSVFASGNLFAARKFALIVGTNYKGSEISPLGLCEKDAEVMKKSIAQTGNFEQQNIRVLLANQVTRENLRSAIVDWLGKQVKDGDQVFFFFAGHGQFMRDPAAKNGMRNFIIMFQRPHVSDDELSEWFGKLKTKKAVIILDCCFSGGIAKKGAATRGAGNVPIPDGQDYAVLQDLEGVHFQNKVVISSSDDNETAIELGKPIEHGIFTYYFSKAILDADLNGDKSITAYEAFFKARNETTKMAQKANHKQVPQISGDASGFFFVAAAVAPPPPAPVLPPVPVVVPEPEVAPPITPEEPQNPTNKKTGTLVIKTTYTKAQLAGGIQVFIDNEEYDFNLQYVDYGAWGKTAQITVSKVPSGVHNVTIKAGGYSDQVVKTGIEPNQTTTETITCGLAGKGAIAGKVYLETFDQGAEGFIVFIKPLPNFKQPTSTSRKDGSFAFTEVKPGKYTVFLRGSARAVIKQYDQEITVEADKITNLDIVLKRLVAKK
- a CDS encoding PP2C family protein-serine/threonine phosphatase; translation: MRRLFLPTFYIVANILSFGASAASSALYAGIITFVFVLYYSYAIKLPAIDKLILVVGAIAGLTTVIHGLYFGILHKIGFSGLTRGMRLLNRAIVRGETWLKIDIRRDLNADQYRELHRMLCYLPRENAYMSVAMVVMIVAGVVVYLNRWQNYSFVNLIQVGVIAVIAGFIHAGFAAVITELVTGEMRTRVKQIMYEKKVEFKEISLSTVRSKILFFIMIMVATLFVSNFMVYYNVEFPVMIRFSIFAIAIAAIMAYMLFSIVLQSLREIEAASVSIRDGKDVMLFPQALDTEFINVATGLNTATTTIRDYQHNLERKVDERTAELTNANEALHAKDKLIQMELDFASEIQKGIIPASIDEWNGLKFYGYYKPMEKVSGDYYDVFPAHGNRLGVLIADVSGHGVPAALITTMAKVTFARSAQSSHSPAQTFRDVNDQLLKIVTTQDYLTAFYLTIDETHHFYYGNASHQQAKILRAESGEIESLDTDGLFVGAMPEANESYGEKEERLFAGDRLFLYTDGLIEIRNSSGEELGIERFDAILQSARPLPAAEAVPFIVAEVFRFAEGNKPNDDISILMAEVNREYSRFLQMAARAYQQIEQGDRQNGVKLLDEAIKLYGKNLLSLKTAGAVNFDLGRIETAERYFHAYADLSRQNAEVFYFLSSIAIMQKRFEIAERHAREAISLRSNYALAFNNLAIACLNLGKYALARFAIEKALVHEPENEEIRKNAERLEQLLKG